In a single window of the Harpia harpyja isolate bHarHar1 chromosome 3, bHarHar1 primary haplotype, whole genome shotgun sequence genome:
- the LIN52 gene encoding protein lin-52 homolog isoform X2 has translation MAAPADGADLEASLLSFEKLDRASPDLWPEQLPGVAEFAASFKSPITSSPPKWMAELENDDIDMLKELGSLTTANLMEKVRGLQNLAYQLGLDE, from the exons ATGGCGGCTCCCGCGGACG GTGCCGACCTGGAGGCCTCGCTGCTGAGCTTCGAGAAGCTGGACCGCGCCTCCCCGGACCTGTGGCCCGAGCAGC TCCCTGGCGTTGCCGAGTTCGCCGCCTCCTTCAAAAGC cctATTACAAGTTCTCCTCCCAAGTGGATGGCTGAATTAGAAAATGATGATATCGATATGTTAAAGG AGTTGGGGAGCCTCACTACAGCTAACCTGATGGAAAAAGTTCGTGGCCTGCAGAACCTGGCTTATCAGCTGGGACTGGATGAAT